The Solanum pennellii chromosome 7, SPENNV200 DNA segment NNNNNNNNNNNNNNNNNNNNNNNNNNNNNNNNNNNNNNNNNNNNNNNNNNNNNNNNNNNNNNNNNNNNNNNNNNNNNNNNNNNNNNNNNNNNNNNNNNNNNNNNNNNNNNNNNNNNNNNNNNNNNNNNNNNNNNNNNNNNNNNNNNNNNNNNNNNNNNNNNNNNNNNNNNNNNNNNNNNNNNNNNNNNNNNNNNNNNNNNNNNNNNNNNNNNNNNNNNNNNNNNNNNNNNNNNNNNNNNNNNNNNNNNNNNNNNNNNNNNNNNNNNNNNNNNNNNNNNNNNNNNNNNNNNNNNNNNNNNNNNNNNNNNNNNNNNNNNNNNNNNNNNNNNNNNNNNNNNNNNNNNNNNNNNNNNNNNNNNNNNNNNNNNNNNNNNNNNNNNNNNNNNNNNNNNNNNNNNNNNNNNNNNNNNNNNNNNNNNNNNNNNNNNNNNNNNNNNNNNNNNNNNNNNNNNNNNNNNNNNNNNNNNNNNNNNNNNNNNNNNNNNNNNNNNNNNNNNNNNNNNNNNNNNNNNNNNNNNNNNNNNNNNNNNNNNNNNNNNNNNNNNNNNNNNNNNNNNNNNNNNNNNNNNNNNNNNNNNNNNNNNNNNNNNNNNNNNNNNNNNNNNNNNNNNNNNNNNNNNNNNNNNNNNNNNNNNNNNNNNNNNNNNNNNNNNNNNNNNNNNNNNNNNNNNNNNNNNNNNNNNNNNNNNNNNNNNNNNNNNNNNNNNNNNNNNNNNNNNNNNNNNNNNNNNNNNNNNNNNNNNNNNNNNNNNNNNNNNNNNNNNNNNNNNNNNNNNNNNNNNNNNNNNNNNNNNNNNNNNNNNNNNNNNNNNNNNNNNNNNNNNNNNNNNNNNNNNNNNNNNNNNNNNNNNNNNNNNNNNNNNNNNNNNNNNNNNNNNNNNNNNNNNNNNNNNNNNNNNNNNNNNNNNNNNNNNNNNNNNNNNNNNNNNNNNNNNNNNNNNNNNNNNNNNNNNNNNNNNNNNNNNNNNNNNNNNNNNNNNNNNNNNNNNNNNNNNNNNNNNNNNNNNNNNNNNNNNNNNNNNNNNNNNNNNNNNNNNNNNNNNNNNNNNNNNNNNNNNNNNNNNNNNNNNNNNNNNNNNNNNNNNNNNNNNNNNNNNNNNNNNNNNNNNNNNNNNNNNNNNNNNNNNNNNNNNNNNNNNNNNNNNNNNNNNNNNNNNNNNNNNNNNNNNNNNNNNNNNNNNNNNNNNNNNNNNNNNNNNNNNNNNNNNNNNNNNNNNNNNNNNNNNNNNNNNNNNNNNNNNNNNNNNNNNNNNNNNNNNNNNNNNNNNNNNNNNNNNNNNNNNNNNNNNNNNNNNNNNNNNNNNNNNNNNNNNNNNNNNNNNNNNNNNNNNNNNNNNNNNNNNNNNNNNNNNNNNNNNNNNNNNNNNNNNNNNNNNNNNNNNNNNNNNNNNNNNNNNNNNNNNNNNNNNNNNNNNNNNNNNNNNNNNNNNNNNNNNNNNNNNNNNNNNNNNNNNNNNNNNNNNNNNNNNNNNNNNNNNNNNNNNNNNNNNNNNNNNNNNNNNNNNNNNNNNNNNNNNNNNNNNNNNNNNNNNNNNNNNNNNNNNNNNNNNNNNNNNNNNNNNNNNNNNNNNNNNNNNNNNNNNNNNNNNNNNNNNNNNNNNNNNNNNNNNNNNNNNNNNNNNNNNNNNNNNNNNNNNNNNNNNNNNNNNNNNNNNNNNNNNNNNNNNNNNNNNNNNNNNNNNNNNNNNNNNNNNNNNNNNNNNNNNNNNNNNNNNNNNNNNNNNNNNNNNNNNNNNNNNNNNNNNNNNNNNNNNNNNNNNNNNNNNNNNNNNNNNNNNNNNNNNNNNNNNNNNNNNNNNNNNNNNNNNNNNNNNNNNNNNNNNNNNNNNNNNNNNNNNNNNNNNNNNNNNNNNNNNNNNNNNNNNNNNNNNNNNNNNNNNNNNNNNNNNNNNNNNNNNNNNNNNNNNNNNNNNNNNNNNNNNNNNNNNNNNNNNNNNNNNNNNNNNNNNNNNNNNNNNNNNNNNNNNNNNNNNNNNNNNNNNNNNNNNNNNNNNNNNNNNNNNNNNNNNNNNNNNNNNNNNNNNNNNNNNNNNNNNNNNNNNNNNNNNNNNNNNNNNNNNNNNNNNNNNNNNNNNNNNNNNNNNNNNNNNNNNNNNNNNNNNNNNNNNNNNNNNNNNNNNNNNNNNNNNNNNNNNNNNNNNNNNNNNNNNNNNNNNNNNNNNNNNNNNNNNNNNNNNNNNNNNNNNNNNNNNNNNNNNNNNNNNNNNNNNNNNNNNNNNNNNNNNNNNNNNNNNNNNNNNNNNNNNNNNNNNNNNNNNNNNNNNNNNNNNNNNNNNNNNNNNNNNNNNNNNNNNNNNNNNNNNNNNNNNNNNNNNNNNNNNNNNNNNNNNNNNNNNNNNNNNNNNNNNNNNNNNNNNNNNNNNNNNNNNNNNNNNNNNNNNNNNNNNNNNNNNNNNNNNNNNNNNNNNNNNNNNNNNNNNNNNNNNNNNNNNNNNNNNNNNNNNNNNNNNNNNNNNNNNNNNNNNNNNNNNNNNNNNNNNNNNNNNNNNNNNNNNNNNNNNNNNNNNNNNNNNNNNNNNNNNNNNNNNNNNNNNNNNNNNNNNNNNNNNNNNNNNNNNNNNNNNNNNNNNNNNNNNNNNNNNNNNNNNNNNNNNNNNNNNNNNNNNNNNNNNNNNNNNNNNNNNNNNNNNNNNNNNNNNNNNNNNNNNNNNNNNNNNNNNNNNNNNNNNNNNNNNNNNNNNNNNNNNNNNNNNNNNNNNNNNNNNNNNNNNNNNNNNNNNNNNNNNNNNNNNNNNNNNNNNNNNNNNNNNNNNNNNNNNNNNNNNNNNNNNNNNNNNNNNNNNNNNNNNNNNNNNNNNNNNNNNNNNNNNNNNNNNNNNNNNNNNNNNNNNNNNNNNNNNNNNNNNNNNNNNNNNNNNNNNNNNNNNNNNNNNNNNNNNNNNNNNNNNNNNNNNNNNNNNNNNNNNNNNNNNNNNNNNNNNNNNNNNNNNNNNNNNNNNNNNNNNNNNNNNNNNNNNNNNNNNNNNNNNNNNNNNNNNNNNNNNNNNNNNNNNNNNNNNNNNNNNNNNNNNNNNNNNNNNNNNNNNNNNNNNNNNNNNNNNNNNNNNNNNNNNNNNNNNNNNNNNNNNNNNNNNNNNNNNNNNNNNNNNNNNNNNNNNNNNNNNNNNNNNNNNNNNNNNNNNNNNNNNNNNNNNNNNNNNNNNNNNNNNNNNNNNNNNNNNNNNNNNNNNNNNNNNNNNNNNNNNNNNNNNNNNNNNNNNNNNNNNNNNNNNNNNNNNNNNNNNNNNNNNNNNNNNNNNNNNNNNNNNNNNNNNNNNNNNNNNNNNNNNNNNNNNNNNNNNNNNNNNNNNNNNNNNNNNNNNNNNNNNNNNNNNNNNNNNNNNNNNNNNNNNNNNNNNNNNNNNNNNNNNNNNNNNNNNNNNNNNNNNNNNNNNNNNNNNNNNNNNNNNNNNNNNNNNNNNNNNNNNNNNNNNNNNNNNNNNNNNNNNNNNNNNNNNNNNNNNNNNNNNNNNNNNNNNNNNNNNNNNNNNNNNNNNNNNNNNNNNNNNNNNNNNNNNNNNNNNNNNNNNNNNNNNNNNNNNNNNNNNNNNNNNNNNNNNNNNNNNNNNNNNNNNNNNNNNNNNNNNNNNNNNNNNNNNNNNNNNNNNNNNNNNNNNNNNNNNNNNNNNNNNNNNNNNNNNNNNNNNNNNNNNNNNNNNNNNNNNNNNNNNNNNNNNNNNNNNNNNNNNNNNNNNNNNNNNNNNNNNNNNNNNNNNNNNNNNNNNNNNNNNNNNNNNNNNNNNNNNNNNNNNNNNNNNNNNNNNNNNNNNNNNNNNNNNNNNNNNNNNNNNNNNNNNNNNNNNNNNNNNNNNNNNNNNNNNNNNNNNNNNNNNNNNNNNNNNNtttcttttaccctaattagcatataattaagtataaaagatgatgaattaacctattatttatttcaaggttatctcttttaatccccaagtaattgaattattaacattaaaccactaatttttataattataagcaggaatagtccaaaacgcccctttaaaaacttaagcagaattccgacccgagCGAGCTgacggagactgtgacggtccgtcacgactgtgacggtccgtcctgcaggtccgtcacaaagctcagagactaaatttcagtaaaaggtctgtgacggcccgtcgtgcctgcgacggtccgtcctgccatttcgtcacgaagttcagagagtcgatctcagtacccaaatttcagaattctaagtgttttggaacgagaccccctcgacggtccgtcgtgcccatgacggtccgtcgtgggatccgtcgatccTGACAGTTTTTTCCCAGAATAACTCTaatgctcaaaacgactaaacaggtcgttacaatttcGTATGTCTATTTCTTCAGATTTTGAATCTCCATATCGAAAATTCTGGTTCCGCCTTTGAATGCGCGTAAGTATCTTGATAAGGCATATGAAAATtgcaattatataattaaaaataaatactatgacaaaataaaatatgaatttgaacTTTCATATATGGAGATAATATTGACCAATTTAATTCTCCGAATTCAAATCGtgaattgtttgattttatttagtaCTATTTACTTTTTCATGCAATTCAACTACattcaattaaaatttcaatattgaaCTACTAATTCACTTTATATTTAATCAATCTATCTATTATCAATTTTATTCTTTAGTTAGAAATAAACAAATCATTAACTTATAATTTCATAATGACCATTTTCTTAGTTTGTCTAATAATTACTAGAATATAGTTATCTTCTCTTGAATTAGGTATATGTTTATACTCtttatcatttaatttcatGCTTTTATTCGTTCTTGTAGTATTTTAATAACAAATCAGGAATCGCTACGTGTAGAAATCTCACATAGAGAAATCAAGAATTGTATTGACGTATTGATAGTTTGATCAATCATGATAGGTGGATATGTTGATCAATATTGGTAGTATTAATATGCTGATCAATATTTATAGTATTGATATGTTGATCAATATTTGCTGTATTGGTCGTATTGATCAataatgatgttattgatgaataataatgttaataacATATTACTTATATAGGAGAAAATTGTAGAGTCCTAAATTAACTATACTTAGAGTCCTACTACAATACCTATTactactataataataaaataattgtaaataATTAAATCCTAATTATACTATAATTCTAATAGTAATCCTAGTCGTAATATAATCCTAATCTAATCCTAGTCGAaatataatactaattaatataattaaaatctaATCCTAGTGCGACTCTAATTCTACAGCAGTATTGTAACTCGTTAGTCACCTTCGTCGGACATGTTCCAATCCTCAGCTTCCTTCATCATCAACACTTGCTGCATGCAGACACGTTAGCCAGCTGCGTTGAACCTGTTCCAATCGTCAGTTTCCTTATTTTTCAACACTACATATAATAAGGCTAGGacaactgatttttttttattaatctgTTAGCTAAAAATGCTAAGATCCCGAATTTTAGCAAGTGACTCGATCATGATGAcagtataaaaaaaatgaccattagtggcatttaattcttaattgccactaaaaatacagaattgccgctaaatatgtatttttagcggcaattgtcactctttttATATGTCTCTAAAGcatttagcgacattggttctaatgtcACTTAACTAATACcgataaagactttagcactctttattagtgtcaatatttaatgtagCCAAAAGTTGTTTTTATTGCAGTGTGATCAATTGACTTAGACACTAGACCGCCCATGCTCGCACACTTCTTCTTGCCTTAATGGAATGACTCTTTTAGTTATGTTGTCAAATTATCTTCAGGCatacaaaaggaaaagaatacCAAAGCAAATAAAATTACTCTGAGTTTGGTGGTTTCTGGTGAAGTTGTtgcattttaatacatttatgttCCAACTTTTTGTAGACTTTGAATTAATACTAACATATTTTGATTCGCACATTGAACTACTAATACCAAATACCTTCTACTATCTCTTAATAcacacaacaaaaaaaacaataatgaaaTGGCCTCTACATCCATGAATTTAacaataatatacaaaaaaaaaagcttaaTTTTTACTCTATTTAGACAATAATAACAAGAgcttaattgccgctaaatatgtattttaagcAATGTCTCTAGAGCCTATAACGATATTTGATCCAGTGAAAAATTAATCAATGCCGATAAAAACTTTAGCAATCATTGttaatgtgtatatttattgccactaatttttatttctttttggtagCGGCACCATTATGAAGGTAGCTATAATCTCCAGGAGCAGGTAACAATAATGATATTATCAAATTagtgtttatttgtttaaagtGTCTAATATGATCATGACATATTAACCTCATTGAATGAAAGAGACAGACTCTAAcaaatcttttttcttaaactaaTGCAAGTTAGCTAAAGCTATATGCCTATAAATTCTTTTTGATCTGTTTGGAGTTGATATGTGTAGCATCtccaacaaagaaaaatatctCTTTCAAAAGTTGCAAAAAGAAGTAATCAGTACTATAAATGTCTAAATTTGGTGATTTGGGTAATTTTCTAGTGTTGTATATACTACTAGGAATAGTTGGTTCTAGCTATGGTCAGTTGCAGCTCAACTTCTATGCAAAGAGCTGTCCGCAAGCAGAAAAGATAATTCAAGATTATGTGTATAAGCAAATCCCAAAGGCTCCGTCTCTTGCACCTGCGTTGCTCAGAATGCATTTCCACGATTGCTTTGTCAGGGTAAGTATATACCTCATTTTATGAAGAGTGCATTTCTTAAAGTGATAATGTAGTTTcctgattttattttattgggtTCTTAACAGGGTTGTGATGGTTCTGTACTCCTGAATTTCACTTCGCGCACTAAAAACCAGACTGAAAAAGTGGCTGTTCCTAATCAAACGCTGAGAGGCTTCTCATTTATCGATGGTGTGAAGAAAGCATTGGAAGCTGAATGCCCTGGAGTTGTGTCATGTGCGGATATTGTTGCCTTGGTTGCTAGAGACTCTGTTGTAGTCACAGTAAGTACAAAACTCTGAACCATATTGCGGGCTGAAAAATAGGTTCTTAATCTTGTCTTCCTTTTTATGCAGGGAGGCCCTTACTGGAAGGTTCCAACTGGTAGAAGAGATGGAAGAATATCAAACGCCTCGGAAGCCTTGGCAAACATCCCTCCTCCGACAAGTAACTTTTCCAGTCTCCAGACGTCTTTTGCCAGCAAGGGTCTTGACCTAAAAGACTTGGTACTATTGTCTGGTAAGTTTAAATTAGTACATCCGCGCTCATTTCTGCTTATCCTATATGAAAACTTTCCATACTCTCACAAAAATCATTGTTACTATGTACAATTTTCTATTAGGTGCACATACCATTGGAGTCTCTCACTGTCCGTCATTTTCATCACGTTTATACAATTTTACTGGAGTTTGGGGCAAAAAAGATCCATCTCTAGACAGCGAATATGCAGCTAATCTAAAGATGAAGAAATGCAAATCCATCAATGACAACACCACAATTGTCGAAATGGATCCTGGAAGCTCCAGTAAATTTGATCTTAGTTACTTCCAGCTTGTGCTCAAGAGAAGAGGGCTATTTCAATCTGATGCAGCCTTGACAACAAGTGCGAAAACAAAGTCATTCATCAACCAGTTAGTACAAGGATCACTCGAACAATTCTATGCCGAATTTGGTGTAGCAATGGAGAAAATGGGAAAGATTGAGGTCAAGACCGGCTCTGCTGGTGAGATTAGGAAGCACTGTGCAGCTGTGAATAGTTAAGAGCTGTCTATTTCCCTTTGTTCCCAAATTCCAATATTCGTGTGTTCGTATTCTGTATGTAATCTTTGTGTGAATGATTCGGGATAACATGTATCANttttctttttgtagttattccgatatatttcttgaaataaaactaatattCGAAGAACAGCTTTATGTATAATGGACCCTTTCCTAGAAGAGGTTTTGCTGAGCGTTACTGTCCTGTTTTTGAGCTTTCCATTTGATGTTTTTGGAGACCACAAAAGTTTAGAAGAGATGGAGAAACCTAACGATTGACGAGGGAGAGGTAAAGAAAATCATGTACTACCAAAAATATTAAGTGTTGCGGTGATCGTCTGAACAATCAACTTAGACACTAGACTGCTGAAGCCTGCCCATTTTTTACATgtcctaatatatatattagaatgACTCTTTTAGTTATGTTGTGTCCTAAACATATTGGAAATGCTGCAacatgtataattataagtaattGCCTTAGAGATCCTGTATCtatataacttcataaaattataTGCTTTGTAAGAAATTTAATACtggtgaaaaattaaaaaggaggAGGAAACCAATTTACTCTGTCTAAACTTAAAAGTGAGgtatatattaaattgtttttatcaATAAGAACCTACgtagtataattttataatgaGGTCCAAAGAGGATGAGATGTAGGTAATCTCATGCATCCTACCCTActaagataaaaaaattgtatttgatacacaattaacaaataattataaaaaataaatataaatgtaaaaacaGAATTTAAGGAAAAGTATTTTAGAATTTTGCGACCTTAAACTAACAATATGTCAGATGTATTTAGTACCTCTTAATTTCGTGGTCTTAAAGataaccataaaaaaaattgaatttagaaGTTGCTAAAAATTTTTTacagattaaaagaaaaatcaaatcaattaagAACATGTGACAGAGTTCAATCGACTAACTTGTACTTgattattatagtatatatatagattattatgtaaaatctctatttttttagtattgaCCGGCCGCAGTAGACATCACCGTCGTCGTCGACATCATTATCGAAGCCCGAGGGCCAGTTCTTCGGGTAGCAGATTTGTTTCTCATCATTGAAAATGGATAAGAATTCCGATTCAGCTGATTGAGCAAGGTGAGAGGAGATGGAGTGTTATGTGAGCTGGAAGAAACCGTGTTGTTTTGCAGCGAAAAGGAGGTTAGAGTGAAGAATTGATTTTGCATCGGAAAGAGAGATGAGAAAAGGAGATACGGTGGTTGGTGGTGGAGATTGATGGCAACCGAGAAAGGAGTTggaatatgatatttattttttgtcattttaatttatctagGTGGCTATTATTTATCCAGGTGGAAATCCACATCATCACTATTTTTGTCAACTGACGTGCGTGTGTAGTCACACTAGGAGCAGCAGACAAAAAGGTGAACGTGATAGTGGAATAAACAAATTTGAAGGggtaattaaaatagaatataatttAAGTGTACACCaaataaaaagcttcaagttcagAAGGGTGATGAATAATTTAGCCTTTGTTTTATAACAATCtaataaatagaaaatgaaaagacatATTTCACAagatcatatattattataagtgggaacaaaaaaattgaaagttgaaatACCAAAATAACCCTATATAGTTGAGTTACTACAATATTaccattatattattattattattatcaaatagTAATTTAAGTTTCATAACAGAAAACTTTTTACATACCACTAAAATGTTACCGTAATAATTTGAAGTGCATTTATGAGTATTCCTTTTGCCATTATCATTGAGTTGCAttaacaatttttcttcttaattgcTGAATTTTGAGCACTTAAAACAATTACcgttttagattaaaaaaaacttaaacatTAGAGCATATGAATAGAGACTAGAGCATATGAGGAGATTCatacaatatcaatatttaattgaaGAGAATACATGGTTAGATGtcacaatttattatttttcacttcTTAATGACTTTAATTGCTAAACTTTTTAGCTTCTACAATTAAATACATTcattcacaacctttcatatacacaatttctctctttataaattgaatagaaaatattaGTCCATTACACTTTATATTTTCACATCTTATAGTTCTTATGTAATCTTTTATTCAttggtcattttttttcttattgatatATTGCTTTGTTTAATTAACTTCTTTCATTTTGTATGGAAATATGGTGTTAGATATTTGACAATCTTGACAAATCATATAATTGAAgtagtaattttctttttaccaATAAATAtagtgtatcccacatgattaaaaaaaaaagtttttatcaatAGAATCAGAAATTCTTCAGATTCTATTGATCTTGCAACCTTGGTTGAATGTTTTACcagaaacatcatttttaccctttaaatattgtataatgcatcaattattctaaaataattatatcatttgaAATGTTTAGTATTAAATAACATGAGATACACGTGCAACATACGTGTTCGAGAACTAGTATATCTAATAATAACATAACAAAGTATATCACACCTTCAACCgtttatctttttaatttttttaaaaaaactatttctcatttgatttattgtatttgaCTTGTTCTCTccttatt contains these protein-coding regions:
- the LOC107025344 gene encoding peroxidase 3-like; its protein translation is MSKFGDLGNFLVLYILLGIVGSSYGQLQLNFYAKSCPQAEKIIQDYVYKQIPKAPSLAPALLRMHFHDCFVRGCDGSVLLNFTSRTKNQTEKVAVPNQTLRGFSFIDGVKKALEAECPGVVSCADIVALVARDSVVVTGGPYWKVPTGRRDGRISNASEALANIPPPTSNFSSLQTSFASKGLDLKDLVLLSGAHTIGVSHCPSFSSRLYNFTGVWGKKDPSLDSEYAANLKMKKCKSINDNTTIVEMDPGSSSKFDLSYFQLVLKRRGLFQSDAALTTSAKTKSFINQLVQGSLEQFYAEFGVAMEKMGKIEVKTGSAGEIRKHCAAVNS